The Lysinibacillus pakistanensis genome includes a window with the following:
- a CDS encoding beta-ketoacyl-ACP synthase III, with translation MNAGIIGIGKYVPEKVMTNFDLEKIMDTSDEWIRTRTGIEERHFAADNQETSDLAVAAAKEAIANAGITPEEIGLILVATVTQDQTFPSVACMVQEQIGAVNAAAMDQAAACAGFIYSLVTAKHFVEANAYKYVLVVGVEKLSKVIDWNDRNTAVLFGDGASAAIVGPVSEGRGILSFELGADGTGGKNLYLTQQDTIAMNGREVFKFAVRQMGESAVNVLDKAGLTKEDVDFLVPHQANIRIMESARERLELPPEKMSKTIHKYGNTSAASIGISLVEELEAGKIKDDDLLVLVGFGGGLTWGAVAMRWGK, from the coding sequence ATGAACGCTGGTATTATAGGAATAGGCAAATACGTTCCAGAGAAGGTTATGACAAATTTTGATTTAGAAAAAATTATGGATACTTCTGATGAATGGATTCGAACTCGAACAGGGATCGAAGAGCGTCATTTTGCCGCAGACAATCAGGAAACTTCAGATTTAGCAGTTGCTGCAGCAAAAGAGGCTATTGCAAATGCAGGTATTACACCTGAAGAAATCGGTTTAATCCTAGTAGCCACAGTAACACAAGATCAAACATTTCCAAGTGTAGCATGTATGGTTCAGGAGCAGATTGGTGCAGTGAATGCAGCAGCGATGGACCAGGCAGCAGCTTGTGCAGGATTTATATATAGTTTAGTGACAGCAAAGCATTTTGTAGAAGCAAATGCTTATAAATATGTCTTAGTAGTAGGTGTTGAAAAACTATCAAAGGTTATTGACTGGAATGATCGTAATACGGCTGTGTTATTCGGTGACGGAGCGAGTGCAGCAATAGTTGGGCCCGTATCGGAAGGCAGAGGCATATTATCTTTTGAGCTCGGTGCAGATGGTACAGGAGGAAAGAATCTGTATTTAACACAGCAAGATACTATTGCCATGAATGGTCGCGAAGTGTTTAAATTTGCTGTACGCCAGATGGGTGAATCCGCCGTTAATGTACTAGATAAAGCAGGTTTAACAAAAGAAGATGTGGACTTCTTAGTGCCACATCAGGCAAATATCCGAATTATGGAGTCTGCTCGAGAACGACTGGAGCTACCACCTGAAAAAATGTCAAAAACCATTCATAAATATGGTAATACATCAGCAGCATCTATTGGCATTTCCTTGGTAGAAGAGCTTGAAGCAGGTAAGATTAAAGATGATGATTTATTAGTACTTGTTGGATTTGGCGGCGGCTTAACATGGGGCGCTGTTGCAATGCGATGGGGAAAATAA
- the fabF gene encoding beta-ketoacyl-ACP synthase II translates to MSKRRVVITGIGAVTPLGNSIEETWTNIKAGKSGIGELTRLNKDLFAAKIAAEVKDFDIEKYIDRKEARKMDRFTHYALAASIMAMEDAQLTIDEELAPRAGVWIGSGIGGMETYEQQFLTFQERGARRVSPFFIPMMIPDMASGQVSIHLGAKGINSCSVTACASGTNSIGDAFKVIERGDADVMISGGAESPIVTMAVAGFCANTALSLNTDPKAACRPFDKNRDGFIIGEGAGIVILEEYEHAKARGAKIYAEVLGYGATGDAHHITAPAPEGEGAARAMLQALADGGVEPSQVDYINAHGTSTPYNDLFETQAVKTAFGEHAYQLAMSSTKSMTGHLLGAAGGIEAIFTALALKEGILPPTINLHEPDPECDLDYVPNEAREANIVYAMSNSLGFGGHNASLLFKKYEG, encoded by the coding sequence ATGAGTAAACGACGAGTAGTAATTACAGGAATTGGCGCAGTTACACCACTAGGAAATAGCATCGAGGAAACTTGGACTAACATTAAAGCTGGAAAATCTGGTATTGGCGAATTAACACGTTTAAATAAGGATCTATTCGCAGCAAAAATTGCCGCTGAAGTGAAAGACTTTGATATTGAAAAATATATTGACCGTAAAGAAGCTCGTAAAATGGACCGCTTTACACATTATGCCCTTGCAGCGTCTATCATGGCAATGGAAGATGCACAATTAACAATCGATGAGGAGCTAGCACCACGTGCAGGTGTTTGGATTGGCTCTGGTATCGGTGGTATGGAGACATATGAACAACAATTTTTAACGTTCCAAGAGCGTGGTGCAAGACGTGTAAGCCCATTCTTTATTCCAATGATGATTCCAGATATGGCTTCAGGTCAAGTGTCGATTCATTTAGGTGCAAAGGGTATTAACTCTTGCTCAGTGACTGCATGTGCTTCTGGTACAAACTCAATTGGTGATGCATTTAAAGTAATTGAACGTGGTGACGCAGATGTAATGATTTCAGGTGGAGCCGAATCACCAATCGTGACGATGGCAGTTGCAGGCTTCTGTGCCAATACTGCACTATCTTTAAATACAGATCCAAAAGCAGCTTGCCGTCCATTCGATAAAAATCGAGATGGTTTTATTATTGGTGAGGGTGCAGGCATTGTTATTCTAGAGGAATACGAGCATGCCAAAGCACGCGGTGCAAAAATCTATGCAGAAGTACTTGGCTACGGTGCAACAGGAGATGCTCATCATATTACGGCTCCTGCACCAGAAGGAGAGGGTGCTGCACGTGCGATGCTACAAGCGTTAGCGGATGGAGGCGTGGAACCTTCACAGGTTGATTATATTAATGCACATGGAACAAGCACACCTTATAATGATTTGTTTGAAACACAGGCAGTAAAAACAGCCTTTGGTGAGCATGCGTATCAACTAGCAATGAGTTCTACAAAATCGATGACAGGTCACTTATTAGGTGCTGCCGGTGGTATTGAAGCTATTTTTACAGCGTTAGCACTGAAAGAAGGTATTTTACCACCAACAATTAATTTACATGAGCCAGATCCAGAATGTGATTTAGACTATGTTCCAAATGAAGCTCGAGAAGCAAACATTGTGTATGCAATGAGTAATTCACTTGGCTTTGGTGGGCATAATGCTAGTCTTCTATTTAAAAAATACGAGGGATAA
- the trpS gene encoding tryptophan--tRNA ligase — translation MTTIFSGVQPTGIVTLGNYLGAFKQFPALQDEGNAIYCIVDQHAITVAQDPQELRQNIRNLAATYIATGIDPKKSTLFIQSEVPAHAQAGWMLQCVASIGELERMTQFKDKSQGKESVSAALLTYPPLMAADILLYNTNIVPVGDDQKQHIELTRDLAERFNKRYGDVLTIPEIQLPKAGARIKSLQEPTKKMSKSDPNTKATIKLLDTVKDIEKKIKSAVTDSDGIVAFDVENKPGVSNLLTIESAISGLAIEDLVKKYEGVGYGGFKQGVATAVIDHLTPIQEKFYHLVESSELDIILDEGAEKANAIASATLKRMEEAMGLGRTR, via the coding sequence ATGACAACTATTTTTTCTGGCGTACAGCCAACAGGAATTGTAACCTTAGGGAACTATTTAGGTGCGTTCAAGCAATTTCCTGCATTACAGGATGAAGGTAATGCAATCTACTGTATCGTAGATCAACATGCCATAACAGTGGCACAAGATCCTCAAGAATTACGTCAAAACATCCGTAATCTTGCTGCTACGTATATCGCTACTGGCATTGATCCTAAAAAGTCTACGCTATTTATTCAATCAGAGGTACCAGCTCATGCACAGGCAGGCTGGATGCTACAATGTGTCGCATCAATTGGAGAGCTTGAACGTATGACTCAATTCAAGGATAAATCTCAAGGTAAAGAGAGTGTATCAGCAGCTCTTTTAACATACCCACCATTAATGGCAGCTGACATACTTCTATATAACACAAATATTGTACCTGTAGGCGATGATCAAAAGCAGCATATTGAGCTTACTCGTGATCTTGCAGAGCGCTTTAACAAACGTTATGGTGACGTTTTAACGATTCCTGAAATCCAATTACCTAAGGCAGGAGCCCGCATTAAATCATTGCAAGAGCCTACGAAAAAAATGAGTAAGTCTGATCCAAATACAAAAGCAACTATTAAGCTTTTAGATACAGTAAAAGATATTGAAAAGAAAATTAAATCCGCTGTCACTGACTCTGATGGTATTGTCGCATTTGACGTGGAAAATAAACCTGGTGTTTCTAACCTACTAACAATCGAATCGGCTATTTCAGGCCTTGCTATTGAGGATCTTGTGAAAAAATATGAAGGTGTAGGCTATGGTGGATTCAAACAAGGTGTTGCCACAGCAGTTATTGATCACCTGACACCAATTCAAGAGAAGTTTTATCATTTGGTAGAATCTTCCGAATTAGATATTATTTTAGATGAAGGTGCTGAAAAGGCAAATGCTATTGCAAGTGCTACATTAAAACGCATGGAAGAGGCAATGGGCCTTGGCCGTACACGTTAA
- the spxA gene encoding transcriptional regulator SpxA encodes MVTLFTSPSCTSCRKAKAWLEEHEIPYTERNIFSEPLSISEIKKILRMTEDGTDEIISTRSKIFQKLNVDVESLPLQRLYELIQEYPGLLRRPIILDEKRLQVGYNEDEIRRFLPRKVRAYQLQEAQRMVN; translated from the coding sequence ATTGTAACTTTATTTACTTCACCAAGTTGTACGTCTTGTCGAAAAGCGAAAGCATGGTTAGAGGAGCATGAAATTCCATATACAGAACGGAATATATTTTCTGAGCCGTTAAGCATTAGTGAAATTAAAAAAATTTTACGGATGACAGAGGATGGTACAGATGAAATTATTTCAACGCGTTCGAAGATTTTCCAAAAATTAAATGTAGATGTTGAAAGCTTACCATTGCAACGTTTATATGAATTAATTCAAGAATATCCAGGCCTATTACGCCGTCCCATTATTTTAGATGAAAAACGTTTACAGGTTGGCTATAATGAGGATGAAATTCGACGCTTCTTACCTCGTAAGGTTCGTGCTTATCAATTACAAGAAGCACAGCGCATGGTGAACTAA
- the mecA gene encoding adaptor protein MecA, with product MDIERVNENTLKLFITYNDIEDRGYSREEIWYNRAKGEQLFWDMIDEVNTDDYFDVEGPIWIHINASEVGLEIIVTRAHILKDGETLDGHSHFDEQKDMYAPFDEVGEDLLSQLTQFGDIDESELFTDTDIYVYKFKDIDELIPVAKRMTDELVDSSLFKYEGWYYLVVDFANADEDLNRHDRNAVIKEFLSPSNFTIHRLEEYGEKIMEFNCFETVRKYFH from the coding sequence GTGGACATCGAACGTGTAAATGAAAATACACTCAAGCTCTTTATTACGTACAATGATATAGAGGATCGCGGCTATAGTCGTGAAGAAATTTGGTACAATCGAGCAAAGGGTGAACAACTTTTTTGGGATATGATTGATGAAGTAAATACGGATGATTATTTTGATGTTGAAGGTCCGATTTGGATTCATATCAATGCGTCTGAAGTAGGCTTGGAAATCATTGTCACACGTGCACACATATTAAAAGACGGTGAAACATTAGATGGTCATTCGCATTTTGATGAACAAAAAGATATGTATGCCCCTTTTGATGAAGTTGGAGAGGATCTTCTTAGCCAGCTAACTCAATTTGGTGACATAGATGAGTCAGAATTATTTACGGATACAGATATTTATGTTTATAAATTTAAAGATATTGATGAGTTAATCCCTGTAGCGAAACGTATGACAGACGAATTAGTGGATTCCTCATTGTTCAAATATGAAGGTTGGTACTATTTAGTAGTTGATTTTGCAAATGCGGACGAAGATTTAAATCGTCACGACAGAAATGCTGTTATCAAAGAATTTTTAAGTCCATCAAATTTCACAATTCATCGCTTAGAGGAATATGGTGAAAAAATTATGGAATTTAATTGCTTTGAAACAGTGCGCAAATACTTTCATTAA
- a CDS encoding competence protein CoiA, whose translation MLIAYNEERQLFLPYQYTREDLQRYRRLMKFYCPQCQHPVHLKIGQYNIPHFAHQSKNNCAQLFAEGESQLHLQGKLQLFEWLKKIGHTVMLEPYLKELSQRPDLLVTSDRRQVAIEFQCSTITHEKWLSRTLGYKKNAIQVLWLFQTSLKNSSLQGIQKLNISPILQKVIAYTAQDQPYLITYDAKTARFIYWTNLLPVYGHTFIGKVQEMTTNMQHFPFYEPVVITIEEFRLYWQLYKRYCRQFAYQRLLHNHKGVQDAFLRSCYELGFTLTAMPDYVGIPVKASEAIPMFSLEWQTILHYFCQGIQQLPHELNKSEIRFFLSEQNIDITDQAVKAIQNYGAIFAKNYQNHYIPDICGHVYAHLFAIATIY comes from the coding sequence ATGTTAATTGCCTATAATGAGGAGCGTCAGCTTTTTCTCCCATATCAATATACGAGGGAAGATTTACAAAGATATAGGCGATTGATGAAATTTTATTGCCCACAATGTCAGCATCCTGTTCACCTAAAAATCGGTCAATATAATATCCCTCATTTTGCTCATCAATCCAAAAATAACTGTGCCCAGTTATTTGCCGAGGGTGAGTCACAACTTCACTTGCAAGGAAAACTGCAATTATTCGAATGGTTAAAAAAGATAGGGCATACAGTAATGCTAGAGCCTTATTTAAAAGAGCTTTCGCAGCGGCCAGATTTACTTGTAACGAGTGATCGAAGGCAGGTTGCCATCGAATTTCAATGTAGTACAATCACTCATGAAAAATGGTTATCACGTACATTGGGATATAAGAAAAATGCTATCCAGGTATTATGGCTTTTCCAGACATCTCTAAAAAATTCATCCCTACAAGGCATTCAAAAGCTCAACATTTCCCCTATTTTGCAAAAAGTCATTGCGTATACAGCGCAAGACCAGCCCTATTTAATAACCTATGATGCAAAGACTGCCAGATTTATTTATTGGACGAATCTTTTGCCTGTTTATGGACATACTTTTATAGGAAAAGTTCAAGAAATGACTACTAATATGCAGCACTTTCCATTTTATGAGCCTGTAGTGATAACAATAGAAGAATTCAGGCTATATTGGCAGCTTTATAAAAGATACTGTCGGCAATTTGCCTATCAGCGGCTACTACATAATCATAAGGGTGTACAGGATGCATTTTTACGTAGTTGCTATGAATTAGGTTTTACTCTTACTGCTATGCCTGATTACGTAGGTATACCTGTAAAAGCTAGTGAAGCAATTCCAATGTTCTCTCTCGAATGGCAAACCATTTTACATTATTTTTGCCAAGGTATTCAGCAATTGCCTCATGAACTAAATAAAAGCGAGATTCGATTTTTTTTAAGTGAACAAAATATAGATATTACAGATCAAGCAGTGAAGGCTATTCAAAATTATGGAGCCATATTTGCGAAAAATTATCAAAACCATTATATTCCAGATATATGTGGACATGTGTATGCACATTTATTTGCAATTGCCACAATATACTGA
- the pepF gene encoding oligoendopeptidase F, translating into MASNKVLVRNEVPEKLTWRLEDIFATDALWEEEYKEVSEIAKKASSYAGTLKNGADALLAVLSYHDQIYERAMKLYTYAHMRYDQDTTNSVYQDMNSRIQTLATSISAALSFLTPEILSLSEETIEQYLKENKDLQLYKQSLKEITMARPHILPAEQEALLAQMSEVTGTASNTFGMLNNADLVFPKVKNEEGEEVQLTHGNYIKFLESKDRSVRENAFKAMYETYGNFKNTFSATLTGNVKKHNVNARIRNYDSARQAAMSNNFIPENVYDQLVETIHKHLPAMQRYISLRKKLLGVDELHMWDLFVPLVKEVEMKVTYDEAKDILVKALAPLGEEYQSIVQSGFDNRWVDVLENKGKRSGAYSSGAYGTNPYILMNWQDNVNNLFTLAHEFGHSVHSYYSRNNQPFVYGDYSIFVAEVASTCNEELLNDYLLKTIEDPQQKIYLLNHWLDGFRSTVFRQTMFAEFEHRIHQMDKNGESLTADRLTEVYYDLNKQYFGEDIALDEEIGLEWARIPHFYYNYYVYQYATGKSAATALSKQILEEGAPAVERYINNFLKAGCSDFPIEVLKAAGVDMNVAKPIDDACKVFEERLDELEKLLLNN; encoded by the coding sequence ATGGCTAGTAACAAAGTTTTAGTAAGAAATGAAGTTCCAGAAAAGCTAACTTGGCGTTTGGAAGACATATTTGCAACTGACGCTCTTTGGGAAGAAGAGTATAAGGAAGTCTCCGAAATTGCCAAGAAAGCATCTAGCTATGCAGGGACGTTAAAAAATGGAGCAGATGCTTTATTAGCAGTATTATCTTATCATGACCAGATTTATGAACGAGCAATGAAGCTTTACACTTATGCCCATATGCGTTATGACCAAGACACAACAAACAGCGTCTATCAAGATATGAATAGTCGTATTCAAACTCTAGCGACTAGTATCTCAGCTGCCCTGTCGTTTTTAACACCTGAGATTTTATCATTAAGTGAAGAGACGATAGAACAATATCTAAAGGAAAATAAAGACCTACAACTATATAAACAATCCTTAAAAGAGATAACGATGGCTCGCCCTCATATTTTGCCGGCGGAACAGGAAGCATTACTGGCACAAATGTCTGAGGTAACAGGTACAGCTTCAAATACATTTGGGATGTTAAACAATGCTGATTTAGTTTTCCCTAAAGTGAAAAATGAAGAGGGAGAAGAGGTTCAGCTTACACATGGAAATTATATTAAGTTTTTAGAAAGTAAAGATCGCTCTGTCCGAGAAAATGCTTTTAAAGCAATGTACGAAACGTATGGTAATTTTAAAAATACATTTTCTGCTACATTAACAGGGAATGTGAAAAAACACAATGTCAATGCACGTATTCGAAATTATGATTCTGCTCGCCAGGCAGCAATGTCCAATAACTTCATTCCAGAAAATGTTTATGATCAATTGGTAGAAACAATCCATAAACATTTACCAGCTATGCAACGTTATATTTCATTACGTAAAAAGCTATTAGGCGTTGATGAGTTGCATATGTGGGATTTATTTGTACCTCTTGTTAAGGAAGTAGAGATGAAGGTCACTTATGATGAAGCCAAGGATATTTTAGTGAAAGCTTTAGCACCACTTGGTGAGGAGTATCAAAGCATTGTACAGAGTGGTTTTGATAATCGCTGGGTAGATGTTTTAGAAAACAAAGGGAAACGTAGTGGTGCCTACTCATCGGGTGCATATGGAACAAACCCATATATATTAATGAATTGGCAGGACAATGTGAATAACCTCTTTACCCTAGCTCATGAATTTGGTCATAGTGTACACAGTTATTATTCACGTAACAATCAACCGTTTGTCTATGGAGATTATTCCATTTTCGTGGCAGAAGTTGCTTCAACATGTAATGAAGAGTTATTGAATGATTATTTACTGAAGACTATTGAAGATCCTCAACAAAAAATATATTTATTAAATCATTGGTTAGATGGCTTTAGAAGTACTGTCTTCAGACAGACAATGTTTGCAGAGTTTGAACACCGCATTCATCAAATGGATAAGAATGGTGAATCTTTAACCGCAGACCGTTTAACAGAGGTTTACTATGATTTAAATAAACAATACTTTGGTGAGGATATTGCTTTAGATGAGGAAATCGGCTTAGAATGGGCTCGTATCCCACATTTTTACTACAATTATTATGTTTATCAATATGCTACAGGAAAATCAGCAGCAACGGCATTAAGCAAACAAATTTTAGAAGAAGGGGCACCTGCTGTCGAACGTTATATTAATAACTTCTTAAAAGCAGGTTGCTCTGACTTCCCAATTGAGGTATTAAAGGCGGCAGGTGTTGATATGAACGTAGCAAAACCAATTGATGATGCATGTAAAGTATTTGAAGAACGTTTAGATGAGTTGGAAAAATTATTGTTGAATAATTAA
- a CDS encoding DsbA family protein — translation MNNIQMLQEPTPVITTANKPIELYIFVDPLCPEAYSMHAILRKLQLEYNHYFTWRFVLSTELSSLNCLSKRVKGCISGIELDINHPVLPSIAIKAAELQGKRSGARYLSKLQEYVLLSHEDVNSYATLLKIAEDVQLDMNEFTADFGSKEAARAFQCDLYIKREMEVDEVPSIVFFNECIEDEGLKVSGSYSYEVYEHILQEMLDEQLVRQPLPTIEELFSKFHTISTNEVAFIYSLTEQAAERELKKRMLQQKIERIQTDHATLWRIK, via the coding sequence GTGAATAATATTCAAATGCTGCAAGAGCCAACTCCAGTGATTACGACTGCTAATAAGCCTATTGAATTGTATATTTTCGTAGATCCACTTTGTCCTGAAGCTTACAGTATGCATGCTATTCTTCGTAAATTACAACTTGAATACAACCATTACTTTACATGGCGCTTTGTCCTAAGCACAGAGCTTTCATCATTAAATTGTCTCAGTAAGCGTGTAAAGGGATGTATTTCAGGTATTGAACTCGACATAAATCACCCTGTTTTGCCTTCTATCGCTATTAAAGCAGCTGAATTACAGGGCAAACGTTCAGGTGCACGCTATTTGTCGAAATTACAAGAATATGTATTACTAAGCCATGAAGATGTAAATTCCTATGCTACACTGTTAAAAATTGCAGAGGATGTTCAATTAGATATGAATGAATTCACTGCAGATTTTGGTTCAAAGGAAGCTGCACGTGCCTTCCAATGCGATTTATATATAAAACGCGAAATGGAAGTAGATGAAGTGCCGAGTATTGTATTTTTTAATGAATGCATTGAAGATGAGGGTCTTAAAGTTAGCGGTAGCTATTCCTATGAAGTTTATGAACATATTTTACAAGAGATGCTAGATGAACAACTTGTACGTCAACCATTACCAACAATAGAAGAGTTATTTTCGAAATTTCATACAATCTCAACAAATGAAGTAGCTTTTATCTACTCATTAACTGAGCAAGCAGCTGAACGTGAATTAAAGAAACGTATGCTGCAACAAAAGATTGAACGAATTCAGACAGATCACGCTACACTTTGGCGTATTAAATAA
- a CDS encoding globin, with the protein MTRKYTVPYEELGAEKLSELIHAFYKRVAQHPDLIPIFPKDLTETARKQIQFQTQYLGGPNLFTEEHGHPMMRARHMNFAITPDRAQAWLECMSEAMDEVGLEGKFRETYYQRLVLTAHHMINTPNDDEGELLRE; encoded by the coding sequence ATGACTCGAAAATACACTGTTCCTTATGAGGAGCTGGGAGCTGAAAAACTGTCAGAACTCATTCATGCGTTCTATAAAAGAGTTGCACAGCATCCTGATCTTATTCCAATCTTTCCGAAAGATTTGACAGAGACAGCCCGCAAACAAATTCAATTTCAAACACAGTATTTAGGTGGTCCAAATCTTTTTACTGAGGAGCATGGACATCCAATGATGCGTGCACGACATATGAATTTTGCTATTACACCTGATCGTGCTCAAGCATGGCTTGAATGTATGTCCGAAGCAATGGATGAAGTTGGCTTGGAAGGGAAGTTCCGCGAAACTTATTATCAACGTTTAGTATTAACAGCTCATCACATGATTAATACGCCAAATGACGATGAGGGGGAATTGTTACGTGAATAA
- a CDS encoding lytic transglycosylase domain-containing protein, with product MDIQSIKTLLEIQALQTLGATENTSSNTVTDSSSMFSNMIGELLGDATTASNAKLSSLLGLNGSSALPNDLSENAQALLYKGSNAVFVPPYVQAALASSQSSTKLDSYVSDDVIGSTAYANSLSGANQYSSIIEKAAATYNVPEKLIAAVIKQESNFNPLALSHAGAQGLMQLMPKTAQYLGVSNAFDPEQNIMAGAKYLRQMLDKFDNDPTLALAAYNAGASRVTKYGGIPPFKETQNYVKKVMNYFTV from the coding sequence TTGGATATCCAATCAATTAAAACGTTACTTGAAATTCAAGCATTGCAAACACTAGGAGCGACAGAAAACACATCTTCCAACACTGTAACAGACAGTAGCTCAATGTTCTCTAATATGATTGGGGAATTGCTTGGAGATGCTACGACGGCTAGTAATGCAAAACTTTCTAGTCTACTTGGATTAAATGGTTCCTCTGCACTTCCAAATGACTTATCTGAAAACGCACAAGCCTTATTATATAAGGGCTCTAATGCCGTTTTCGTACCTCCCTATGTGCAAGCGGCATTAGCAAGCTCACAATCTAGTACAAAGCTTGATTCATATGTTTCAGATGATGTTATCGGTTCAACAGCGTATGCTAATTCATTATCAGGAGCAAATCAATATTCTTCAATCATTGAGAAGGCAGCAGCAACGTATAATGTACCTGAAAAGCTTATTGCTGCTGTTATCAAACAAGAGTCTAATTTTAATCCTTTAGCGCTAAGTCATGCTGGAGCACAAGGCTTGATGCAATTAATGCCAAAAACAGCTCAGTATTTAGGGGTTTCAAATGCCTTTGATCCTGAGCAAAATATTATGGCTGGAGCAAAATATTTACGCCAAATGCTAGATAAATTTGATAATGATCCAACGCTTGCTTTAGCTGCTTATAATGCTGGAGCATCACGTGTCACAAAATATGGTGGTATTCCACCTTTCAAAGAAACACAGAATTATGTCAAAAAAGTAATGAATTACTTTACAGTTTAA